The Sesamum indicum cultivar Zhongzhi No. 13 linkage group LG9, S_indicum_v1.0, whole genome shotgun sequence genome segment AAAAAGCCCTTTCGTTAGAAGTTAGAAAAAACCTGCTATGAAAAAgaataggaaaaaagaaagaggactGGAATCTATAcattgattcttttttttcgcaattttttttttgaaccGTATGCATCAAAAGGTGCATGTACGGTTCTTAAGGGATACAATTTTACCCTACTCAACCGACTTTATCGAGAAAGATTACTTTTTTTAGGACAAGAAGTTCAGAGCGAGATCTCGAATCAACTTATGGGTCTTATGGTATATCTCAGTATTGAGGATGATACCAAAGATCTGTATTTGTTTATAAACTCTCCTGGCGGATGGGTAATATCTGGAGTAGGTATTTATGATACTATGCAATTTGTGCGACCAGACGTCCATACAATATGCATAGGATTAGCCGCGTCAATGGGATCTTTTATCCTGGTTGGAGGAGAAATTACCAAACGTCTAGCATTCCCTCACGCTTGGCGCCAATgaggtttttttatttgagagaaaaaagaaaactatgcCTTCGCCATATgaatattaagtaataatagCATGGCACTTCGAATTCGATAtgcaaaaattttgtattgttttcttttcaaaagaTTCGATTATGTATCGAGAGAGTAGTATGAGATAAAAGGTATTTCCGATTTTCTCTTGGCTATCGGGAGTCCAATTCAGCGTCACAAACACTTTTGTTTTCACACCGAAGGGCTCTTAAcaatatttatgttataaaaaaaagagtgcgaaaaaaaaacaagatttttccttttttggttGGATCAAAAAGAAACTTTGGGATTGCTGaatcaaagacaa includes the following:
- the LOC110012578 gene encoding uncharacterized protein LOC110012578; this encodes MPIGVPKVPFRIPGEEDASWVDVYNRLYRERLLFLGQEVQSEISNQLMGLMVYLSIEDDTKDLYLFINSPGGWVISGVGIYDTMQFVRPDVHTICIGLAASMGSFILVGGEITKRLAFPHAWVMIHQPASSFYEAQAGEFILEAEELLKIRETLTRVYVERTGKPLWVVSEDMERDVFMSATEAKAYGIVDLVAVE